One window from the genome of Candidatus Poribacteria bacterium encodes:
- a CDS encoding beta-lactamase family protein — translation MAVPEAVGVSAERLERIRPVMQGYVDEGHLPGFLTVVARRGKIVHFETMGMRDVEDNKPVEPDTIFRIYSMSKPITSVAVMMLYEEGHFQLGTPVSKFIPEFKNMEVYNEDQTEILETEKEMTIKHLLMHTAGLTYGWGNKPVDERYKASKIFEPNTTLVDMVKKLSDIPLVHEPGERWTYGVSVDVLGYLVEVVSGMPFEEFLQTRLFGPLGMVDTGFSVPPEKVDRYAALYRHNREEGQKQRVEDAPLANDEVSFFPSGGGGLVSTAADYMRFSQMLLNGGELDGVRMLGKKTVELMRYPHHDDWFGLGFAVVTDKEPPNTLESVGNFSWGGAAATTFWIDPEEELIGLLMTQLLNNPHPFQQQFKVLTYQALTE, via the coding sequence ATGGCAGTGCCAGAAGCAGTCGGTGTTTCTGCCGAACGCCTTGAACGTATCCGTCCTGTCATGCAGGGGTATGTCGATGAAGGACACCTGCCCGGATTTCTAACGGTTGTAGCACGGCGCGGGAAGATTGTCCATTTTGAAACCATGGGCATGCGAGATGTTGAGGATAACAAACCGGTTGAGCCGGACACGATATTCCGCATTTATTCGATGTCGAAACCGATTACCAGCGTTGCTGTGATGATGCTCTATGAGGAGGGGCATTTTCAACTCGGCACACCCGTTTCTAAATTTATCCCTGAATTTAAAAACATGGAGGTCTACAACGAGGACCAAACTGAAATTTTGGAGACGGAGAAGGAGATGACGATCAAGCACCTCCTCATGCACACCGCAGGACTCACCTACGGGTGGGGCAATAAACCCGTTGATGAACGCTATAAGGCATCGAAAATTTTTGAACCCAACACAACGCTCGTTGATATGGTGAAAAAACTGAGTGACATTCCGCTCGTTCACGAACCGGGTGAAAGGTGGACCTATGGGGTCTCCGTTGATGTGCTCGGCTACCTTGTGGAAGTTGTGTCCGGAATGCCGTTTGAAGAATTCCTCCAAACCCGTCTCTTTGGTCCGCTCGGTATGGTAGACACCGGGTTTTCAGTGCCACCAGAGAAGGTTGACAGATACGCAGCACTGTACCGGCATAACAGGGAAGAGGGACAGAAACAACGTGTTGAAGATGCACCCCTCGCAAACGATGAGGTCAGTTTTTTCCCATCGGGTGGTGGGGGACTCGTCTCGACCGCTGCGGATTACATGCGGTTTTCTCAAATGTTGCTCAACGGCGGTGAACTCGACGGGGTCCGCATGTTAGGGAAGAAAACCGTGGAACTGATGCGGTATCCGCATCACGATGATTGGTTTGGACTCGGCTTTGCTGTTGTTACAGATAAGGAACCCCCAAACACTCTGGAATCGGTAGGGAATTTCAGTTGGGGCGGTGCCGCGGCTACCACTTTCTGGATTGACCCTGAAGAGGAATTGATCGGCTTGCTTATGACGCAGCTTCTCAATAACCCGCACCCTTTCCAACAGCAATTTAAAGTGCTGACCTATCAGGCACTCACTGAATAA
- a CDS encoding serine hydrolase, protein MAVYEGLPRAVPEDVGMSTSRLGRIAPVMQGYVDNGKIPCALTMIAREGKLVHFEKCGMQDIAAAKPVEFDTIFRLYSMTKPITSVAVMMLYEEGHFQLSTPVSEFVPAFKDMKVYTEDGSAIVDAEREVTIKHLLTHTAGLIYESDREDHPIDQRYEDADLYGGDLANMVNKLGSIPLLYHPGDAWKYGMSTDILGYLVGIVSGMPFETFLKTRIFEPLGMNDTGFSVRVENADRYSKVYEFGEDGELQAIEKVHAATGPLSFFHSGGGGLQSTAPDYLRFCQMVLNDGELDGVRLLGRKTVELITMDHIANQWQPNQRTGTGFGLGFSVVTDVAETHTLGSLGTCGWGGMASTTFWIDPVEDLIGVFMTQLVGADSPFHAQFRILTYQAIID, encoded by the coding sequence ATGGCAGTATATGAAGGATTACCGCGAGCGGTCCCGGAAGATGTCGGTATGTCAACCTCGCGGTTAGGACGTATCGCGCCGGTCATGCAAGGCTATGTTGACAACGGAAAAATCCCGTGCGCATTGACGATGATCGCGCGTGAGGGTAAACTCGTCCATTTTGAAAAGTGTGGTATGCAGGATATCGCCGCCGCTAAACCGGTGGAATTTGACACCATTTTCCGCCTCTACTCAATGACGAAGCCGATTACCAGTGTCGCCGTCATGATGCTTTACGAAGAAGGGCATTTCCAGCTCAGCACACCTGTTTCCGAATTTGTTCCCGCTTTCAAAGACATGAAGGTTTATACGGAAGATGGCAGTGCAATTGTGGATGCAGAACGTGAGGTGACAATCAAACATCTACTCACGCATACCGCTGGACTTATCTATGAAAGCGATAGGGAGGATCATCCAATCGATCAGCGATATGAAGATGCAGATCTCTACGGCGGCGACCTCGCCAATATGGTAAATAAGCTCGGAAGTATCCCGCTCCTGTACCACCCAGGGGACGCATGGAAATACGGCATGTCTACTGATATACTCGGCTACCTTGTCGGAATCGTATCGGGGATGCCGTTTGAGACGTTTTTGAAAACCCGTATTTTTGAGCCTTTAGGCATGAATGACACCGGTTTTTCAGTGCGCGTTGAAAATGCTGACCGATATTCAAAGGTGTATGAATTCGGGGAAGACGGTGAGCTTCAAGCAATTGAGAAAGTCCATGCCGCAACTGGACCGCTGAGTTTCTTCCATTCTGGTGGTGGGGGACTACAATCGACCGCGCCGGATTATCTCCGCTTCTGCCAGATGGTGCTCAACGATGGTGAACTCGATGGCGTTCGGCTCCTCGGAAGAAAAACTGTTGAACTCATCACGATGGACCATATTGCGAACCAATGGCAACCCAATCAGAGAACGGGGACCGGTTTCGGGCTTGGATTCTCCGTTGTCACGGATGTCGCTGAAACGCACACGCTCGGTTCTTTAGGTACTTGCGGTTGGGGCGGCATGGCAAGCACTACATTTTGGATTGATCCTGTGGAGGACCTGATCGGCGTTTTCATGACACAATTGGTCGGTGCCGATTCTCCCTTCCATGCCCAATTCCGGATCCTTACCTATCAGGCGATTATTGATTGA
- a CDS encoding beta-lactamase family protein, giving the protein MTLYEGLPRAVPEDVGMSTSRLARISPVMQGWVDDGKIPGALTMIAREGRLVHFEKFGMQDVATEKPLEFDTIFRIYSMTKPITSIAVMMLYEQGHFQLGTPVSELIPAFKDMQVYTEGGEAIVDAEREMTVKHLLTHTSGIIYGGDWEHPINERYREANFYGGDLANMAQELGNIPLLHHPGDGWNYGMSTDVLGYLVEVVSGMPFEEFLKTQIFEPLGMTDTAFSVPDEKADRYPTLYEPAEDGGIQVIENAPVSSGPRSFFHSGGAGLQSTAADYLRFCQMLLNDGELDGVRLLGRKTVELIRMNHISDDWHPLERTGCGFGLGFAVVTDVAETHAPGSEGTYSWGGLASTTFWIDPVEDLIGILMTQLIGDSPFHAQFRVLTYQAITD; this is encoded by the coding sequence ATGACATTATATGAAGGATTACCGCGCGCAGTGCCTGAAGATGTCGGTATGTCAACATCGCGGTTAGCGCGTATTAGCCCGGTCATGCAAGGCTGGGTTGACGATGGTAAAATCCCCGGTGCGCTAACGATGATCGCACGTGAAGGCAGACTCGTCCATTTTGAAAAATTCGGTATGCAGGATGTTGCTACTGAGAAACCGTTAGAATTTGATACCATTTTTCGTATCTATTCGATGACGAAGCCGATTACCAGTATCGCAGTGATGATGCTTTACGAGCAAGGACACTTCCAACTCGGCACCCCCGTCTCTGAATTGATTCCTGCTTTCAAAGATATGCAGGTCTACACTGAGGGCGGCGAGGCTATTGTTGACGCTGAACGCGAGATGACGGTAAAGCATTTGTTGACGCACACCTCTGGAATTATCTACGGTGGGGATTGGGAGCACCCGATTAATGAGCGGTATAGAGAAGCGAATTTCTACGGGGGCGACCTTGCGAACATGGCGCAAGAACTCGGAAATATTCCGCTCCTTCACCATCCGGGTGATGGGTGGAACTACGGTATGTCTACCGATGTACTCGGATACCTCGTCGAGGTCGTCTCTGGAATGCCGTTTGAGGAGTTTCTGAAAACCCAGATTTTTGAGCCTTTGGGGATGACGGACACTGCTTTCTCGGTGCCGGACGAAAAGGCGGATCGGTACCCGACGTTATATGAACCCGCCGAGGACGGTGGTATTCAGGTGATTGAGAACGCTCCTGTTTCCAGTGGACCGCGCAGTTTTTTCCATTCTGGGGGTGCTGGACTGCAGTCAACCGCTGCAGATTACCTCCGTTTCTGTCAAATGCTACTCAACGATGGCGAACTTGATGGGGTTCGACTGCTTGGAAGGAAAACCGTCGAACTCATCAGAATGAATCATATCTCTGACGATTGGCATCCGCTTGAGAGAACGGGATGCGGTTTCGGACTTGGATTTGCTGTTGTCACGGATGTCGCTGAGACGCACGCTCCCGGTTCTGAAGGCACGTATAGTTGGGGCGGACTCGCAAGTACGACATTTTGGATTGATCCCGTGGAAGATTTGATCGGTATCTTGATGACGCAATTGATCGGCGATTCACCGTTCCATGCCCAGTTCCGCGTGCTAACCTATCAGGCAATTACCGATTAG